One region of Sporohalobacter salinus genomic DNA includes:
- a CDS encoding GvpL/GvpF family gas vesicle protein, whose product MRNNFTYLYGISKFNTNKLIKGIEGEEVKGINYSNFYVLYSDVKKSKYKAKLTQLQEHNRVLDFLIQDYVVLPFAFGTVVKNKKIIDKFVEANTDEINKLLEDYKGKVEVGLKICSKLEQETKRNKIEKGTGKSYMMKLYNDYQKRKKLIKNIKQRIKPLTDSLNKNCDKHTSEYMESPPLIFNASYLIKENKFDFFKEKINEFKATAKDDVIYKFSGPWAPYNFVNLKGGGDLLSYER is encoded by the coding sequence ATGAGGAATAATTTCACTTATTTATATGGTATTAGTAAGTTCAATACGAACAAATTGATTAAAGGTATTGAAGGAGAAGAAGTAAAAGGTATTAATTATTCTAATTTTTATGTTCTTTATAGTGATGTTAAAAAGAGTAAGTATAAAGCAAAGTTAACTCAATTACAAGAACATAATAGAGTATTAGATTTCTTAATACAAGATTATGTAGTATTACCTTTTGCTTTTGGAACAGTAGTAAAAAATAAAAAAATTATTGACAAGTTTGTAGAGGCTAATACTGATGAAATTAATAAATTATTGGAGGATTATAAAGGGAAGGTAGAAGTAGGTTTAAAAATATGTAGTAAATTGGAGCAAGAAACAAAGAGAAATAAGATTGAAAAAGGAACAGGAAAATCTTATATGATGAAATTATATAATGATTATCAGAAAAGAAAAAAATTAATTAAGAATATAAAGCAAAGAATCAAGCCATTAACTGATTCATTGAACAAAAATTGCGATAAACATACTTCTGAATATATGGAAAGTCCTCCCTTGATTTTTAATGCTTCCTATTTAATTAAGGAAAATAAGTTTGATTTTTTTAAAGAAAAGATTAATGAGTTTAAGGCAACAGCTAAGGATGATGTAATTTATAAATTTAGTGGGCCTTGGGCACCTTATAATTTTGTAAATCTTAAAGGGGGAGGTGACTTACTCTCTTATGAAAGATGA
- a CDS encoding gas vesicle protein K, whose protein sequence is MKDDYSSLEEEISRQTDNIKDNFNDRINANQDNVEQGLAKLVLTLIELLRKLLEKQAMLRIENNSLRDEEIEKLGLTFMKLEDKMEELKAVFNLENEELNIDLGPLGKLI, encoded by the coding sequence ATGAAAGATGATTATTCATCCTTAGAGGAAGAAATCAGCCGACAAACTGATAATATTAAAGATAACTTTAATGATCGGATAAATGCTAATCAAGATAATGTAGAACAAGGATTAGCAAAGCTTGTATTAACTTTAATTGAATTGTTAAGGAAATTATTAGAAAAGCAGGCGATGTTGAGAATAGAGAATAATTCCTTAAGAGATGAAGAGATAGAAAAGTTAGGTTTAACTTTTATGAAATTAGAGGATAAGATGGAAGAGTTAAAGGCTGTCTTTAATTTAGAAAATGAAGAATTAAATATCGATTTAGGTCCATTAGGCAAACTAATATAG
- the gvpJ gene encoding gas vesicle protein GvpJ produces the protein MPSNSIARSTSASGIGEILERILDRGVVIAGDISVALADIELLTIKIRLIVASVDKAKEIGIDWWTMDPSLSSLAHEDKEGIEKTKAERFNDLERAEIIKRLENIEAKLDD, from the coding sequence ATGCCTTCAAATAGCATTGCCCGTTCTACATCGGCGTCAGGAATAGGTGAAATTTTAGAGAGGATATTAGATAGAGGGGTAGTTATTGCAGGAGATATAAGCGTTGCTTTAGCAGATATTGAATTGCTTACTATTAAGATTCGCTTAATCGTTGCTTCAGTTGATAAAGCCAAAGAAATTGGAATTGATTGGTGGACAATGGATCCTTCGCTTTCTTCATTAGCCCATGAAGATAAAGAAGGAATAGAAAAAACTAAGGCTGAAAGATTTAATGATCTAGAAAGAGCCGAAATTATAAAAAGATTAGAAAATATAGAAGCTAAGCTAGATGATTAA
- a CDS encoding GvpL/GvpF family gas vesicle protein: MDKGIYFYGVTLDRNWDDHKIKGMDSNYYLRKIKIEDLNGLISLVPLAEYGHPAIDENIENLSWLKKKSEEHMNILKSAMEYSQIIPMKFCTVFYDEKKIEELLEQNYTRLYEKLEYLSNKEEWSCKLYIDKEKFIEEYKESKQDLDDINGMSKGAAYFKKKKLSNELEEKARKEIYDISDYIYNRIKELGMECQRNDNLGQEITGIEKEMILNTAILIDNKKNEKIINKINKEFNKLNNEHIDIECTGPWPPYNFISTLKIE, from the coding sequence GTGGATAAAGGAATTTACTTTTATGGAGTAACTTTAGATAGAAACTGGGATGACCATAAAATTAAAGGTATGGATTCTAATTATTATCTTCGTAAAATTAAAATAGAAGACTTAAATGGACTAATAAGTTTAGTTCCTTTAGCAGAATATGGACATCCAGCAATAGATGAAAATATTGAGAATTTAAGTTGGTTAAAGAAAAAATCAGAAGAGCATATGAATATTTTAAAATCAGCGATGGAGTATTCTCAAATAATTCCTATGAAGTTCTGTACAGTTTTCTATGATGAGAAAAAAATAGAAGAATTATTAGAACAAAATTATACTCGATTATATGAAAAATTGGAATACTTATCAAATAAGGAAGAATGGTCTTGTAAACTTTATATTGATAAAGAAAAGTTTATAGAAGAATATAAAGAGTCTAAACAGGATTTAGATGATATTAATGGTATGTCTAAAGGGGCTGCTTATTTTAAGAAGAAGAAGTTAAGTAATGAACTTGAAGAAAAGGCTAGAAAGGAAATTTATGATATAAGTGATTACATATATAATCGGATTAAAGAATTGGGGATGGAATGTCAACGAAATGATAATCTTGGACAAGAAATAACTGGAATAGAAAAAGAAATGATCTTAAATACGGCTATATTAATAGACAATAAAAAAAATGAAAAAATAATAAATAAAATAAACAAGGAGTTTAATAAATTAAACAATGAACATATTGACATTGAATGTACCGGCCCTTGGCCACCATATAATTTTATTTCTACTCTTAAAATAGAATAA
- the gvpJ gene encoding gas vesicle protein GvpJ — translation MALKKSTDASSLAEVVDRILDKGIVIDAYAIVALVGIELLSVEARVVIASVERWLSYAEAVGLVADDTTTAV, via the coding sequence ATGGCTTTAAAGAAGTCTACAGATGCTTCCAGTCTAGCAGAGGTTGTAGACAGAATTTTAGATAAAGGTATTGTTATTGATGCCTACGCTATAGTAGCTTTAGTAGGGATTGAATTATTATCTGTTGAAGCTAGAGTGGTCATTGCAAGTGTAGAAAGATGGTTAAGCTATGCCGAAGCTGTAGGGTTAGTTGCTGATGACACTACTACTGCAGTATAA
- a CDS encoding S8 family serine peptidase has product MVEKVILIRRGDNIFNKKRIKLFLIPLLIIICALTGCLYNQYNLRITTVGQGKVFKDPNKLNYEKYDRVKLTAEPKAGWKFNCWKGSLEGSANPKNIIINDDLEIKAVFQGGKHPLNIKVTGKGRVTKEKISTINSSSDYKHGVKIKLTAIPDENWEFKHWQGDLTGKKNPNTIMIDEEKTVKAVFTKSKYLLHAITFGKGQIKQTILSPTSQGVTHRPYEPGTKVRLTAVPNEGWVFDHWELDLLGSKNPATVTMNKEKVVTAVFSKLKYPLGINTIGRGSVKKELISEMSSRDYKYGSKVKLTAMADSGWKFDHWKNDILGTKNPATIIIDEPKKVTAVFTKTTTLKGKVKVNNKTKNNWVKRMEATQTIKNRMLPLKPKQLSSQYKKSEVIIKYKNETSTRLMNKLKQKSNLKYLTELQSKNGKIVHYQIPENKTIKEVIQYCKQLPQVEWIEPNYIYHATAIPSDKYYHKQWGNVHSNLEAAWDIQQGLRSVKVAVIDSGIIPKHPDLKQNLLSGYDFVDNDNNPTDETSRKNHGSHGTHVAGIIGAVSNNKLGIAGVNWKLKILPVRVLATNSGSVIDVAKGIEYAIKKNVDIINLSLGGPASRVMKSAIDKAVRAGITVVAAAGNQSSSVIYPAAYRNTIAVGAIGKDNLLASYSNYGPQIDVVAPGGDDKNFILSTWGYYENRQTYSNYAGMQGTSMAAPYVSGVTALLVADGINSPQSIRERLQNTAVDLGFQGKDNKYGYGLVDAYGALLNKKLGNIPIGIFAATKNGNTLKLRSKIKRIKDDNNYILDGVKPGNLYLIGWRDINENNIIDAGDYYGENGPLKINEGSTRNIDLEIYYFDSTTNFEIER; this is encoded by the coding sequence ATGGTTGAAAAAGTTATCTTAATAAGGAGGGGAGACAATATTTTTAATAAGAAAAGAATAAAATTATTCTTAATTCCATTATTAATTATTATATGTGCTTTAACAGGTTGTCTATATAACCAGTATAACCTTAGAATTACTACTGTTGGTCAGGGGAAAGTATTTAAAGATCCAAATAAACTTAATTATGAAAAGTATGATAGAGTAAAATTAACTGCTGAACCTAAAGCAGGATGGAAATTTAACTGTTGGAAAGGTTCGCTTGAAGGTTCTGCTAATCCTAAGAATATTATTATAAATGATGACTTAGAAATTAAAGCAGTATTTCAAGGGGGAAAACATCCATTAAATATTAAAGTAACAGGGAAAGGGAGAGTAACTAAAGAAAAAATTTCAACTATTAATTCTTCTTCCGATTATAAGCATGGAGTAAAAATTAAATTAACAGCTATTCCTGATGAAAATTGGGAATTCAAACATTGGCAGGGAGATTTGACAGGCAAAAAAAATCCAAATACAATTATGATTGATGAAGAAAAGACAGTAAAAGCAGTATTTACTAAATCAAAATATTTACTGCATGCTATTACATTTGGTAAAGGACAGATTAAGCAGACAATACTTTCACCAACTTCTCAAGGAGTTACTCATCGCCCCTATGAACCCGGAACTAAAGTAAGATTAACTGCTGTTCCTAATGAAGGTTGGGTATTTGATCATTGGGAGCTTGATTTATTAGGTAGTAAGAATCCAGCAACAGTAACTATGAATAAAGAAAAAGTAGTAACTGCAGTATTTTCTAAATTAAAATATCCTTTAGGAATTAATACAATTGGAAGAGGAAGTGTAAAAAAAGAATTAATTTCAGAAATGAGTAGTCGAGACTACAAATATGGATCCAAAGTTAAATTAACAGCTATGGCTGATAGTGGTTGGAAATTTGATCATTGGAAGAATGATATTCTAGGAACAAAGAATCCAGCAACAATTATAATTGATGAACCAAAAAAAGTAACAGCAGTATTTACTAAAACAACTACTTTAAAAGGAAAAGTTAAGGTTAATAATAAAACCAAAAATAATTGGGTAAAAAGAATGGAAGCAACTCAAACAATTAAAAATAGAATGTTACCTCTAAAACCAAAACAGTTATCCTCACAATATAAGAAATCTGAAGTCATAATTAAGTATAAAAATGAAACCTCAACACGTTTAATGAACAAATTAAAACAAAAAAGTAATTTAAAATATTTAACTGAATTACAATCGAAAAACGGGAAAATAGTTCATTATCAAATTCCAGAGAATAAAACTATAAAGGAAGTAATTCAATATTGTAAACAATTGCCACAGGTAGAATGGATTGAACCAAACTATATTTATCATGCTACTGCTATACCTAGTGATAAATATTACCATAAGCAGTGGGGAAATGTTCACTCAAATCTTGAAGCAGCTTGGGATATACAACAGGGACTTAGGTCAGTAAAAGTTGCAGTAATTGATTCTGGTATCATTCCTAAACATCCTGACTTAAAGCAGAATCTTTTATCAGGTTATGATTTTGTAGATAATGATAACAATCCAACTGATGAAACTTCACGGAAAAATCATGGTAGTCATGGGACTCATGTAGCTGGTATTATTGGAGCAGTTAGCAATAATAAGCTAGGGATAGCAGGAGTAAATTGGAAATTGAAGATTTTGCCTGTTCGAGTTCTAGCAACGAATAGTGGTTCTGTTATTGATGTGGCTAAAGGTATTGAATATGCAATTAAAAAGAATGTAGATATTATTAATCTCAGTTTAGGTGGCCCAGCAAGTAGAGTAATGAAATCAGCTATTGATAAAGCGGTCAGGGCTGGAATAACCGTTGTTGCAGCAGCTGGTAATCAGAGTAGTTCCGTTATTTATCCTGCTGCTTATAGAAATACCATTGCTGTTGGTGCAATTGGCAAAGATAATTTACTTGCTTCCTATTCAAATTATGGACCACAGATTGATGTAGTTGCACCAGGGGGAGACGATAAGAATTTCATTTTAAGTACTTGGGGATATTATGAAAATAGGCAAACATATTCTAATTATGCAGGAATGCAAGGGACTTCCATGGCCGCTCCTTATGTTAGTGGGGTAACAGCATTGTTAGTAGCTGATGGAATTAATAGCCCCCAAAGCATACGTGAACGTTTACAAAACACAGCTGTGGATTTAGGCTTTCAAGGAAAGGATAATAAGTATGGGTATGGACTAGTGGATGCCTATGGAGCGTTATTAAATAAAAAGCTAGGTAATATTCCTATAGGCATATTTGCTGCCACTAAAAATGGTAATACTCTTAAATTAAGAAGTAAAATTAAAAGAATTAAAGATGATAATAATTATATTCTTGATGGAGTCAAACCCGGTAATCTATATTTAATTGGTTGGCGAGATATTAATGAAAATAATATAATCGATGCTGGAGACTACTATGGTGAAAATGGTCCCCTAAAGATAAATGAAGGATCAACTAGAAATATAGATTTAGAAATATATTATTTTGATTCTACAACTAATTTTGAAATTGAAAGATAA
- the recA gene encoding recombinase RecA, with product MSDEKEKALERTLKQIEKEYGKGSIMRLGEAKTLDVEAIPTGALSLDVALGVGGIPRGRIVEVFGPEASGKTTVALHIIAEAQKMDGVAAFIDAEHALDPKYAKNLGVDIDELLISQPNTGEEALEICESLVRSGAIDIVVVDSVAALVPEAEIEGEMGDAHVGLQARLMSQAMRKLSGTISKSKTTCIFINQIREKVGVMFGNPETTPGGRALKFYSSVRLDIRRRKAIKDGDEFLGNKTKVKVVKNKVAPPFKTAKFDIMYGTGISKTGCILDMAEKEDIVERSGAWYSYGDDVTLGQGRANSKEALEENPEMLAEIEKKVRQELGMIDEEETEDDAEEDEE from the coding sequence ATGAGTGATGAGAAAGAGAAAGCCCTAGAACGGACTTTAAAACAGATTGAAAAGGAATATGGAAAAGGCTCAATTATGAGATTAGGTGAAGCAAAGACTTTAGATGTAGAAGCAATTCCCACTGGAGCTTTGTCACTAGATGTAGCTTTAGGAGTAGGTGGAATTCCTCGTGGTAGGATAGTTGAAGTCTTTGGGCCTGAAGCTTCCGGAAAAACAACAGTAGCTTTGCATATAATTGCTGAAGCTCAGAAAATGGATGGTGTTGCTGCTTTTATTGATGCTGAGCATGCTTTAGATCCTAAATATGCTAAAAATTTAGGTGTAGATATAGATGAATTATTAATCTCACAGCCTAACACTGGTGAGGAAGCACTGGAGATTTGTGAATCCTTGGTTCGTAGTGGAGCAATTGATATTGTTGTAGTTGATTCAGTTGCTGCTTTAGTACCTGAAGCTGAAATTGAGGGTGAAATGGGAGATGCACATGTTGGACTTCAAGCGAGGCTAATGTCTCAAGCTATGCGGAAGTTATCGGGTACTATTAGTAAATCAAAGACTACATGTATCTTTATTAATCAGATTCGTGAGAAAGTTGGAGTTATGTTTGGTAATCCAGAAACAACTCCAGGTGGACGAGCCCTTAAATTTTATTCTTCAGTTCGACTAGATATTAGAAGGAGAAAGGCTATCAAAGATGGTGATGAGTTTCTAGGGAATAAAACTAAAGTGAAAGTAGTTAAAAATAAGGTAGCTCCACCATTTAAGACAGCGAAATTTGATATTATGTATGGTACAGGAATTTCTAAAACAGGTTGTATTTTGGATATGGCTGAAAAAGAGGACATAGTTGAACGTTCTGGAGCTTGGTATTCTTATGGTGATGATGTAACTTTAGGTCAAGGTAGAGCTAATTCCAAAGAGGCTTTAGAAGAAAATCCAGAAATGTTAGCCGAAATCGAAAAGAAAGTAAGACAGGAATTAGGAATGATTGATGAAGAAGAGACAGAAGATGATGCCGAAGAAGATGAAGAGTAA